The window TGGAcataccattttttactttggagcagcctgtatgtgttagtagctcctaaccTACCCACGATATAAGTACCTTTGATTTTGAAGCCTCCTCACCGTTACCAGGAGAAGTTAATATCCAATGCTTGAAAGTCAGCATAAcagaaacataattatttatacctaatatataattTCCAGATTTGTTGCGCCGAGCTGACAGCTGGACTAGAGAGCGTATTAGCGTCCGCTGACCATCCAAATCTTCGCTTGTTACCGGACAACTGCGGTATCGGAGAGGATGACCATATTAGATACCGAATAGCAGGCGGTACATAGATGGTTCTTTAACAAATTtgaatccctgccgcttctttccgcCATCGCTTTAcccgacaacatttccatcttcatcacttagatggttggcactTGGCAGTCcttaactgtgcgtttctccagaaacttcgaACGCTATGGATTGATCTTGCCTTCCTTCTGTACCGATACCTTCAataaaagagcgtactctcatcTTATAGGCCGGCAACAcgcttgcaacccctctggtactgcaagtgtccatgggcgacgacaATTGCTTAACATTAGGCGATTCATCTGCTCATTTCCCTCCTATGTTATCGtcggctgagaatacgtttTTGCCATATCCATTATTGAGCAAAatcgttttttaattattcctaaaataaaataaaatgctatAAATTGACACTAATCgctttttaaaaaaacttttttttaattttgtgccATATCCGCATCCGTATTTTATAGGATGATAaagttagctggaagagatcccttttagggataagttcgcctttgtacattgtcaacattattattttttccttttattgtatctttaactgtcccttatgtacaataaagtgtttacataaatacatacattaatgGATAACTTTAGaggaataataatatacttggTCCCTCTGAGAAAGCTCAATTCTGTTGAAGCAATTGAGAGTCAACAGTAAAACATAAAAGACAAACGAACACtatgtacaaaaaagtaaactaTGGTTCAATCATTACACACGTAAATAATTGAAACATGTAgcctatataataatattacatatgtgacattatctatgaaaagggaccttattgtcgatggcgcttacgccgcactgcgtagcgcggcgttgtttataatatgggagcatcgttgataatgtaagcgccaccgacaataaggtcccttttcatacataatgtcacatataataaatatatacattatcacaattaaataagaaatacttAGTACTCAACCAGAACACAAGTCATTGGAGAGCCATAACTTATGCATGTTTATCTTAAGTGATGCTACCGACTGTGACTGTCTAAGGGATAATGGCAACTTGTTCCACAACTGTACAGCACGCACTGTGAAAGACTTAGAATATGACCGGGCCTTGTTACACGCTACTAAAAGAGTCAGGTTCGCACTCGATCTCAAGCGATGAGCGACGATTTATAtcgatttatatttaattacgtacttagacactttttttgttttcagcGGTCCCAGTTTTAGGATTCAACGACTATCCGTGGATGATCTTCATTTCTTACCAGACTCGTGAGTTTTCGAGACGTTTTATTACTAATTAATGACCCATAATTTTTATAATGATTCGAGCGTTTCTTCCAAATCACTTTCATGAACACATTTTTGTAGAAGTAATAGATTTTTCACCAATAAAAAGACGTAAATTTTAGCGTGGTCGGTAAGTAATCGGAAATGTCATCTAGACATTTAAGAATATAGCCAATTCACCAAAAAAGTGTCGACGGAAGTGCGGCGTAAGTAGCGTAAGGAACCAAACACTTGAATGACCTTTAATTTGTATTATAGAGGCAGGACCCCGATTTCAATGTGGTGGTAGTCTCATAAGCCAGCGCTATGTACTGACCGCGGCCCACTGTATCAAGGTTGCGCTTCCGCTTACTGTGAGGATACGAGAGTACGATGTGGAGACTACTGGGCCCCCAACAGTGAGTAACAATTAGGATATCAATGAATGATGATCTTAAATAAGCCGGGCGCCGCGCATTCACTGCCGGTGAAGCTCCTGTTGCGATCCTCGAAACAAAATGGAACTGTtggaacatacatacatacaaatacatatacatcgACGACGTCGTGTTCGACatagaaacagtgaaattgGCACTCTAAGAAACAGTGACGTTTGCTCTGACGAGAGCAGTTTCGAGTTTGCCCTGACAAGGGAAATTTATTCATATCCGGAGCATCCTCCTCGTGTTTTCTACCAGCGAGCATCATGCAGCGGAGCGGGATACGGCGCACCAACGACACGATGTGCACCCTACGGAGGCCAGCCGAGAAAAGGACGAGCGCCGTCGGCGCGCTTTATTTTATAGCTGCGCGAATGCCGAATTTAGtgccattttaaaatgttgaagTCTCTTGGAAGTTTTATAGTTGGtgattgaaaatatattgtCGTTTTAATCAATTTAAGGAATCTAACTTCTTGTAATTTCAGGATATACCCATCGAAGAGGCCATTCTGCATCCGGGGTACCGCCGTAAACCGATCGTCACAGATGACATCGGACTTCTGAGGCTGAAAAatcctgtaaacttatattcCAGTATGTAATTCATGGTCTTAGagaatacatatttagtttttgTTGAACAGCACTTGTTTGACAGAACCTCTTTAGTATGTTCATCATAGTTTTACAAACCATCTGGCATCTATGTTTCTAACAGGCGTTTAACTTAGGCTATATAAGGGTGGAAAGAAAATAATTCTGATTTTATCCTTTCACGAGGACGGCATTCGAAACATGGGAGGTAATTTAATTGTACGCGATCGAAATCCCGTTTTAaacagtaaataataataatgtaataagaaAATGACTGTGTTTGTCTAAAGCATGCAAAGAAGGTACGCAAAGTCAGTGCAAATCTATAATAACTTAGAATGCCTCTTGTTGTGAAAATGAATAAGATCAGGACTAAGTAAAGAAAATAGCAAAAGTCGGCATTTACCTATATGCTACTTTTTGGGTACTACTGAAGACTTTCCACGTgttcacatttattttatttttttctagaaaaCGCTGGTACAATTTGCCTGCCTGTGACCCGGGACTCACAGAACCAGAATATAATCGCACTGGGCGCCACCATCGCACAAAGGAGGAAAGCAGAGGAAAACTACGAATCTGCGACACTGCTATATGTCGATGTGTACATACACAGTGTCGAGCATTGCCGTGAGCAGTACAACAAGTATGCAATCAAATTTGTATAGTcgattttttacaagcttttaactagcaatatttgtatatactcgtatgttcgAGTTTAATCTTGCAAGCTACATTAGATTAAACCACTTCCCATTATTTATTAAgctgaaactctaggtccatggggtcccagcgcgcacaagttttttggagaaatcgcgaaacgtctggttgacgtaactggtgaccgaagagctggcggcttcctcgcacaacgtatcagtattgcgatacaacgaggaaatgccgccagcatccttggtacaatgcctcaagggcctattttagatataagctagttatagtaatcatctgtatatatccattatgtatattgttattgtcaataaaaatattattacagctGAAACTccacataaatattattatgtaaattggGTGACAAGAAAATGGAAAATTACAGTACCTATCATTGAACTGATTCGTGATAGAAACTAACAACCTAATTGTTAGTGTTCGGGTTCGGGTTTGCGTTGAATGATAAAAGTCGAGAGAAAGCAgcgaaaatgtttattaatgttatatgaatgttaatgttatatgtgacattatctatgaaaagggaccctATTGTCGGTGGCACTTACgcacgccattatcaacgatgcttccaaacaacgccgcgctacgcagtgcggagtaagcgccatcgacaataaggtcccttttcatagattaTGTCACATATAATCATtatctcaatgagtattagttgcccgtttaaaaaaagtacagttacTTTCTTTCGGAGcgcgattttttttctgaatgagcctagggtccgcttttGGTAATGTGCTGAGAATTAGGGCATTAAGACACTAAACAAAGTGGAGGACCAGTGCGAAATCACCATTGCATATAAACGTAGtcgatattgacattattgaaaatatttcgacacaatttgttgtatatctaCCACAGCTACGCcctacatttgatttttttaaatttttgtcttattataagagttaggagcatttaaaaaaatgtatgaaatctgtttttcgcttcaaatttttacaataatcaaaaaatcgaataaagTCGACGttggggcatagctatggttaatgtacatcaaattacgtaaaaatattttgtataatgtcaatatccgaagaggaaaatgggaactgcGTTTGATTGTGAAGCGGCTGTCTGCTTTCGCCTTAAGCTACTGCCATTTCTTATTGCCTTATTTGCCTTTCTGAGCACAGCATGTTTACAAAGGGGTCATCATTTGGGCAATCTTTTTAGAAAAAGAAGTTGTCATTTCTAGTTAATTGATAGTAGACCTCTAATATGAATGACCCAAAtacatttagtatttatttcagacacagAACGCATGGCGAAGAAGACAAGATGATCAACAAGATTTGCTCCGACTCCAATATCAAAGGTGCTTGTCGAGGGGTCTCTGGAGGCCCCTTGATGGTGTGGGTCCCTTTTGGCGATCACAAGCGCTTTATCCAGTACGGACTCGTATCGTATGGACCAAACCGTTGTGGCTCCCTTTTACCTGAAGTTTACACTGACGTCACGAAATATATGACATggattttaaatacaataagaCCTTGagtgtataattaatataattatgatttaatttattttgtgtacttACCTAGGATGTAGATGTAAAGGAActgtaaaacttttttttttatatatacaacaatgtacaaatggcggacttaatgccaaatggcattctctagcAGTCAACCGTAGGGTCAAACAGAGATACCTAGAATTGGTGcagagaaataaaatatatttaatgaataaaaaagcaaactatacttataaactacataaataaataataacaataaactaccacatatttatagaatacatactgtaaatattataatgatggatattattcgagctcttgttttagcaaatgcttacgtaacattcgcttgaaagaaaacttacttggaGCTTGTCTAATATTTAGAGGGAATGAATTCCAAAGACGACTAGCCTGGACGGCGAAAGAGTTAGttataaaaccagtacggtgtAATGGTACGGTAAGTTTGAGAATGCGGGAGGTACGCAGCTCTCATCCTAGACGAGGAGTATCGAAGACGAATTTACTTTTTAGATAGCCAGGAGCAGAAGGCTCAAACAGGATAGAAAATAGGGCACAAAGGATCCGGAAggacctacgacgacggatggaAAGCCAGTTGAGCTGCCGGCGATAGAAGGAGACACGATCATATTTACGAAGTCCAAATATAAATCTAATGCAGTTATTGAGGAGACGGTCTAGTTCATTGAGTGATTCCTGAGTGATATTGATAGTGCACACATCCCCGTAATCAATTATTGTAAAAACTAAGGACTGCACTAACATCTTTTTCGTGTTTACAGGTAGaaagtttttaagtttataaagaGTTCTAAGTGTTCCAATGACCTTCCGACTTGTCTCCGATAGCTGACCGACCCAGGAAAGGTTGGAATCTAAACTTAACCCAAGATTCTTAACACGACTGCTCAGCGGAATTAGAGTATCCTCAAAAAGGATTGGATCAACAGGTACTGAACTCAACTTAGACAATTGCCGCTGGCTACCTAAAATGAAGAAGGCGAAGGCTGCGTTCGCTCAATTAAAGGCTGTTTGGGAGTCGAATGTGCTCACGCGACGAGTTAAACTTTCCCTCTTCGAATCCACTGTGAAATCTGTGTTGCTTTTTGAAACGTGGAGAGTGACTAAAGGCCTAACTAATAAACTTCAGGCATTCGTCAACAAGTCCCTTAGGTCGATCATTCGCGTTTTCTGGCCAaaaaccattcgaaatgaagacctatggagtatatgccggcaaacacccattgacgaagaaattccgacacggaaatggagatggataggacatactattcgaagaggggaaacgaataatgctaaTAATGCTAATAATTTCCACGCGAAATAtgctttcgcgtggaaaccgccggacggaagccgtggctccgggcgtcctgtacactcttggcaacggtccgtcctaagagagttacgagcggtcgggttgagctggagcgaggccagaggacgagctgaagataggaaggcgtggcgcgagcttgtgaaggccctttccacctctggggtgctttaggacaacaacaacctAAAATGAGGGCTTGGCATTTCATCATATCATCTTAGAGagagattattttataaaatattataaataaacgatGATTGctcttatttttgtattattttattgacactTTTAGCTGCAATTGTGGCTCATACATTTTGGAAACGTACTAATTCACAATTTCCAAGTAAAGTTCTGAAtttaagctacttgccacttatctgacgaataaagtcatcgttggcgtttcacaatcttcaaattaGCTTAACCTTTACAACTTAAGGTATTTTTATCTagcagttaatttattaattaattagatATCCAATACATTCCTTGTGAAACAGGCTCGGGACTGTAGGGCTTATTTAGACGATGCGAGAACTTACATGCGAGTTTCATTCATTACATTGCgttatttgatcggtcggctgaaTTGAGGttacctcaatagtccgcaatgtaacaaaaatcgcatgcgagttcgcgtgccgtctaaatcggcCCTTATTATACTCTTTGGggccgtctaaatgagcccttagtAGATTagaaccaaagagtaaagtaattatAAGTCAAATTTCTATAACGAAACGTTGCTACTggatgtaattgcatgatttgtATAGTAATCtgaattgcatttttttttcttatttaatgcatgtttaatctttatttacaataacaatatacagaatggatatatacagatgattacaataactagcttatatctaaaataggcccttgaggcattgtaccaaggatgttgtgcgaggaagccgccagctcttcggtcgccagttacgtcaaccagacgtttcgcaatTTCTCCAAagaacttgtgcgcgctgggaccccatggacctagagtttcaacgccaaatggtacaaaattgTACTCTCTaacgaggctcttatatttattcttgccatcatccctgataatgccagtctgctcaagaagagcaggcacattgatggtggcaagagatcgacg of the Cydia pomonella isolate Wapato2018A chromosome 19, ilCydPomo1, whole genome shotgun sequence genome contains:
- the LOC133528074 gene encoding CLIP domain-containing serine protease B4-like yields the protein MNAKVSILCVLSLLSWSPSYTSAIKNCTDCTSFNACAAVATASENLSACGAKLPSCVPGIDFQINDQLLSNACGLDDAGLGMICCAELTAGLESVLASADHPNLRLLPDNCGIGEDDHIRYRIAGAVPVLGFNDYPWMIFISYQTQAGPRFQCGGSLISQRYVLTAAHCIKVALPLTVRIREYDVETTGPPTDIPIEEAILHPGYRRKPIVTDDIGLLRLKNPVNLYSKNAGTICLPVTRDSQNQNIIALGATIAQRRKAEENYESATLLYVDVYIHSVEHCREQYNKHRTHGEEDKMINKICSDSNIKGACRGVSGGPLMVWVPFGDHKRFIQYGLVSYGPNRCGSLLPEVYTDVTKYMTWILNTIRP